The Anas platyrhynchos isolate ZD024472 breed Pekin duck chromosome 10, IASCAAS_PekinDuck_T2T, whole genome shotgun sequence genome segment TGAAGCATAAGTATTTCTGCCATTAAGAGGGTAAGTGAAGAGCTGtagaagacaaaaatatattaaatctCTTGAACATAATGTTTCCAtatgtaataaatatttcttctataCAGATCTAGTGCTTAAACTACTTAACACTAAAGAGTGACTAGTActatttttaacaaataataatagaTCTCATTAGAGTTAAGAAATCATGATTGCCTTGTCTCAAAAAGTTTCTACTTTGgtaagtttctttcttttctttctatgtaTATAATCGTTAACGTGTTTCCAAAGCAGTCCACAGGGAAATGCAGGTACATATGACCCTAATTCATGACATTAATTGAATACAATTAACCAATTAAATTAAACAGCTAAATCACTAATTAAATTTTACAGCTGAATTGCTATGTGAGAAAGGAGGATCAATCTGTAACATAGACTGGGATGGTCAAACCAGGTGTCTGCAATTCCTGGAAATTATGTGCATTCagatttaaatacataaattccACTCCTCTTAAATAGGTTCTTatggtattttctgttttgtggtgGTAATGTAAAGATTTAAGGTGTTTTATgaatctttatttaaaatacagttggGAGCGTCATGGAAAAGTTGGTAAGAAAATGAATACTATGGATCttgttttttcatcttcttaacACCTTTTATTCAGTTTCTTAAGTTCTCTGAGCTTCTTGTGTATTATGGTTACATTAAATGTGTTAGTAAACAAAGCAAGGTGGAAAAGAAGAGCAAATAAGTGCTCatgaggaaaaaagcaaacaattattttaattaagtggaattcaaaaaaaaaaaagtgggaaaggCATATGCagtagaaaatatgaaatagagTAGAAGCAattcttaaattttcttttcactgtccAGTAGGACTTCACTTCAGCACACACCTCTGTTGCTaagacaatcttttttttttttttttcttaaaaagaggaaggaagcacCACCAGTAGCTGTTTTGGATTCTTGATGACAGagtgagcaaagaaaaaaaagtcactccTGATTTGCCTCCTGACTTTGAGAGAGCAGACTAGCTTTATTTGAGGGACAAAGCTGCAGCCCTGAAAGATGGAAATGCTGGTGAGAGCAGCCGTGCTTGTAAGCCTGCTTCTGTTCTGCAACGGTGAGTATGTGGGAAGGTCTCCTGCTCCGAGGCAGTTCCTTCCCTGGCACTGCTGTGTCAGAGTGTGTGTTGGTACAGGGGAGGCTCTGCTTCAGGAATAGAAATATGGCAAAATAGCCCATGTTTTTGCATGCTGCTCGCTCAGTGTTCAGCTGTTTCAAATCCTGTGGCTGCAGAGTGCAACGGTGTGTAAAGCCTATGGAAATGTTGTCCCTGCACTTCTAGGACAAAGATCCTGTGTATGTTGTGATGGATTACTTCAAAGAATGCAAAAAGCAGCCCAACACCGAGAGTCTGGTTAATTCTTGTGCTTCCAGAGCTGGAACCAAAAAGGACAGTCCGTGATGCTTGGAGAGATGCTGCTCTGATgtgacagaaaacatttaaaaacaaaaatttttatttggaaTGTTTTTCTTGCATCTCACCCATTGCTTTGCTGTACTGCGGAGAGGGCTAGTGAAAAAGAATAAACTAATGTGGTAGATCTTGGAAGGCCCATAGGGAGCCTATATAGAGAAAAGCAACATAGCTAGTGAAGGgattagagggaaaaaaaaaaaaaaaggcttaagagaagcagctgaggcAATTCAGTTTGTTTcctctggagaaaaggagacagAGGGAAGATCTCATTGCTCTCtataactacctgaaaggaggttgtagcaaggtgggtgtcagtctcttttctcgAGTGACAGTTGATGGGATGTGAGGAAAAGGTCTTAAGTTGTTCCCGAGGAGGTTTAGCtcagatattaggaagaatttattcATGAAGAGGATGGTTAGACTttagaacaggctgctcagggagatAGTGGAGTCCTCATTCCTGAAGGTATGAAGGAATATAGGCATGTAAGAGAAAGGAACAGGTGGCACTAAGGCAGAACTCAGTAgatcaggttgatggttggacttggtgatcttgaagggttttttccaacctaaataattctaAGATTCTACAAGTTTTCAAACAGCTCAGTGTGAAAAGAAGCATAAATAGCTGTTAAATCTGGGCCAAGTGGCAAGGAAGATGGGTATTGTTGTAATCACAAGGCTTGAAACACAGCCACACAGTTAATTTAGGTCTGACCCTGGTCTATCAATTATCAGTTCTCATGAGAGAAGAAACTTGAAGGCTGAGACTAGATTTGTTGAGCCCTGCAGTCTGACATCGTGTGTAACATCTGTAGGATGGCAATGACAAAGAGGAAGTTTGGAAATCAGGAGGGAAGGGTGAAGAAGTATCTCTAGAAACATTGGTTCAGCCCTAAGAGCAATGAAAATGTACTGGGTCAAAAGCAATGGGCCTCTTCTTTACAGGAAAGTTTAAAGAGTTTTATGTCTTCAATCCATTGCTTAAATTCAGATCAGCAAGGAAAAGCAGTGTCTTTCAGAAGAACAAGTAGGCATTGGAGGAGAGAAAAGCACTGAAACTGTGGTTTGTAATGTGTGGTGCTTCCCAAGAAAGCCCACAGAGTGACATTAGGTGAGAGGGGAGCCGCGTAACTGAATGAATCAAACCAATTCCCTCAAGTCTGAACCTCTTCCTAATTCTGATCTGATGCTCTGCCTGGTGCTTACTTGCTTATTTTGCCTGAAGGAATAGGCAGGTAGCACCAGAATAAGCACCAGGCAGAGCATAAGACCAAATTCAGCACAAATTGTCAGAACTGTCTATCAGCTGTCTCCCACTTGCCTTCCTCATATCATATGGCTTTTCTGTTACCTCATACCTGAAAAGACCATCAGTCTCCACTTACACTGACCTGCCCATGCTTCTGATTTGCTGGAATCTACCTGTTGGTGTTCCTGCCAATCTCTAGTCATCCAGGAACTGCCTTTACCTTAAcggcttatttttcttttttctacgtttttccctgcagctctcctggaCCTGATGGGCCCCAATGAGATGGAAGGCGTATGGAAGGGGTCTGCTGTCCTGCCATGCACCTATGTGCCTGGGGAGGACTTTGTGCAGCACACCCTCACGTGGTCTGTAGTGCATGACCAGAGTTCTGGTACTGTCTTCCGGAGGGATGCCTCTGGGGATCATGTTCTCCTGTCTGAGTACAGAAACAGGGTTGAAGTCCCAAAGAACCTGCCGGGAAATGTGTCCCTCCACATCCTGAAACTGGAAATCTCTGACAGGGGAACCTACACTTGCCATGTCACCTGGACAGCCAGCAACAACAGTCTGATAGCAAAAGAGATCAGCACTAAAGTTGAGGTTGTCAAAGGTAAATTCAACAAGGAAACTGTAAAACTGGAACTTCTTACTTGGGaaggtttttaaaaaattgaataGATCATGTGCCCAGTGCCCGCCTGCTTCCAACGCAGGAGCATTGTGTTGGGAAGTGTCAGACACCccagcaaagcagaaaagaggTCAAAGAAAGGAGTTCACAGCCTTTGGTTCAGGGGCTGGGGCATAGATTTGTGGTTTCTCACTTAccagtagttccctgggtctaaCTGTACTGGATTACCCAGTGTTTCTGTGGGATGTGCACCAGAAGGGAAGTAACTGGGATATTGCATTATAAAACATCAGAATTTCCTTTGCTTGGGTAGTGGTCACTTACAGAGGAATGGAGGTGGTGACAACCATCAGAGGAGACATTCAGCACAGGAGCTGCAAAGGGTGGCAAGGCTGGTGCATGTATAACTGAACCAAGCTCaaacagcacagagcagtggAGAGGCGATGCTGCCTCTGCCCCTTGGGGGAAAAAGGCTTAGGGCTAGAGCGTGAGCTGCCATGGAGAGAGGGAAACCTGCCCCCATCACTGCCGGGGTCAGCACAACCCAGGTCCCTCTGCTTTGTCTTCCAGTGCCAGCAACCAAGCCCATCATCAGGGCCGGCGCGCTGGGGCTGACGGTGCCAGTGGGAGCCAGGACCAGCCTGACCTGCGTGGCCCACGGCTCCCCACCCATCAGCTACCGCTGGTTCCGGGCAGTGCCAGGGGGGACAGCCCTGCCGCTGAGCAGCCAGGCCGAGCTGACGTGGGACAGCCTGCGGCCTTCCGACGCGGGGACATACTACTGCGAGGCAGAGAACAGAGTCGGGGCAGGGGTGGTGCAGCGGAGCGATGCCGTGGAGCTGGTGGTGAGAGGTGAgtccccagcctgtagctcctCACCTCAGCGGCAGGAACCAGTGAGGCAAATGGTTCCCGTTCGCCCAGGGATCAGGCACGTAGCACCGAATGTGAATCGTGTCTGGATCGCTGCTCAGGAGGGGAGCCCGGCTCTGCCC includes the following:
- the LOC119717888 gene encoding V-set and immunoglobulin domain-containing protein 4 isoform X1: MEMLVRAAVLVSLLLFCNALLDLMGPNEMEGVWKGSAVLPCTYVPGEDFVQHTLTWSVVHDQSSGTVFRRDASGDHVLLSEYRNRVEVPKNLPGNVSLHILKLEISDRGTYTCHVTWTASNNSLIAKEISTKVEVVKVPATKPIIRAGALGLTVPVGARTSLTCVAHGSPPISYRWFRAVPGGTALPLSSQAELTWDSLRPSDAGTYYCEAENRVGAGVVQRSDAVELVVRGSPVTQPPTPGTSRHTGPPLPSEGSEAPHALGDLSTATLSARNDVVSERAPAATDPPSQSDMGTSETYSPTTDLPVTAVNTEKGVGYTGKNYTTQSLQKTHLSLYMVILIAVLCGAVVFLVIFTIVCIRKPKEAQVYEVEHSNSMKAGASSRYDSVAHYEEPLSSTENNYVMEPMKNERNKENEYKNVGNTQESEYEVGDSK
- the LOC119717888 gene encoding V-set and immunoglobulin domain-containing protein 4 isoform X3; its protein translation is MEMLVRAAVLVSLLLFCNALLDLMGPNEMEGVWKGSAVLPCTYVPGEDFVQHTLTWSVVHDQSSGTVFRRDASGDHVLLSEYRNRVEVPKNLPGNVSLHILKLEISDRGTYTCHVTWTASNNSLIAKEISTKVEVVKVPATKPIIRAGALGLTVPVGARTSLTCVAHGSPPISYRWFRAVPGGTALPLSSQAELTWDSLRPSDAGTYYCEAENRVGAGVVQRSDAVELVVRGSPVTQPPTPGTSRHTGPPLPSEGSEAPHALGDLSTATLSARNDVVSERAPAATDPPSQSDMGTSETYSPTTDLPVTAVNTEKGVGYTGKNYTTQSLQKTHLSLYMVILIAVLCGAVVFLVIFTIVCIRKPKEALTQ
- the LOC119717888 gene encoding V-set and immunoglobulin domain-containing protein 4 isoform X2 yields the protein MEMLVRAAVLVSLLLFCNALLDLMGPNEMEGVWKGSAVLPCTYVPGEDFVQHTLTWSVVHDQSSGTVFRRDASGDHVLLSEYRNRVEVPKNLPGNVSLHILKLEISDRGTYTCHVTWTASNNSLIAKEISTKVEVVKVPATKPIIRAGALGLTVPVGARTSLTCVAHGSPPISYRWFRAVPGGTALPLSSQAELTWDSLRPSDAGTYYCEAENRVGAGVVQRSDAVELVVRGSPVTQPPTPGTSRHTGPPLPSEGSEAPHALGDLSTATLSARNDVVSERAPAATDPPSQSDMGTSETYSPTTDLPVTAVNTEKGVGYTGKNYTTQSLQKTHLSLYMVILIAVLCGAVVFLVIFTIVCIRKPKEAQVYEVEQESFNADIVLKVLLLHESRGKDSLLQETVIIQ